One window of Lepeophtheirus salmonis chromosome Z, UVic_Lsal_1.4, whole genome shotgun sequence genomic DNA carries:
- the LOC121130183 gene encoding ADP-ribosylation factor-like protein 8B-A, with protein sequence MLSMINRLLDWFKSLFWKEEMELTLVGLQHAGKTTFVNVIASGSFNEDMIPTVGFNMRKITKGNVTIKLWDIGGQPRFRSMWERYCRGVNAIVYMVDAADQDKIEASRNELHNLLDKPQLAGIPILVLGNKRDLPNALDENGLIEKMNLNAVQDREICCYSVSCKEKDNIDLTLQWLISHSGSGRSKQ encoded by the exons ATGTTGTCGATGATCAATCGCCTCTTGGATTGGTTCAAGTCCTTGTTCTGGAAAGAAGAAATGGAATTAACTCTCGTTGGACTTCAACACGCTGGGAAAACGACGTTTGTGAATGTAATTGCTTCAGGATCCTTTAATGAGGACATGATCCCCACTGTGGGCTTCAATATGCGTAAAATCACGAAGGGGAATGTGACCATCAAACTTTGGGACATTGGGGGACAACCCAGGTTCAGATCCATGTGGGAAAGATACTGTCGGGGTGTGAATGCCATCGTGTACATGGTTGATGCTGCAGATCAG GATAAAATTGAAGCCTCAAGAAATGAGCTACACAACCTTCTGGATAAACCCCAACTTGCTGGCATACCCATCCTCGTTCTCGGCAACAAAAGAGATTTACCTAACGCCCTGGATGAGAATGGTCTTATCGAAAAAATGAACCTAAATGCGGTGCAAGATCGAGAAATCTGCTGCTACTCCGTTTCATGCAAGGAAAAAGACAATATAGATCTGACTCTCCAATGGCTTATTTCCCATTCTGGCTCTGGGAGATCCAAACAGTAG